The genomic interval AAGCTGTAAGGCTTTTATCGTTAGAATAAGGCTCCAGATCTGCAACAAGATAGCTTTTCGATTTTGCTACATTTCTTATCCTGCTGCTTACTTCCTGCTGGTTTTTCCAAAAGCTGGTTGTACAAATTACTTTTGGCGTTGTTTTTGAAGTAAGCGTAACCAGAAACTGGCCGTAGCTGGCCTCAAAGAAATTAATATAGTCTTGATTCGTATTTTCAGCGATTCTCATGATGATCAGATCCGGCTCAAAATCTGCATAAGGCTGTAATTTAGCAAAATCATATTGCCAGAAATTCTGCTCAAAATCTATTGCCTGAACAACTTTTATCTCAACCCCGGAATTAAGAAGCTGCAATTCTTTTGTTATGATATGTACATAATCCTTTTCGGCGCTGCTTGCTGCCATACCCCAGTCACCTGACCAGCCTATCGCGGGAGCAGGAGCATGTTTGGTAATACTGTTTCCAAAAATTATAACTCGCTTATAATAAATGGAATAGACCGCTTTTGTGACTGCTGAAACAATATTTTTGTACCGTGACCTTCCCCATATTTCCCCGGAATTAAGCGCAACAATACACTTTGCCGGTTTCCATATTTTCCCACTGTCGATACTTACTTCAAAAATTCCTGCAACGGAGCCGGAATCAGCTAGCAAATGTACTTTACTGCCGTAAGGCAACAAACCAGAGGGAAGCGAAAATGAGGGCTGGTCTAATCTGGTAATAGTATCACCATTTGTAATATTCAGATAGCTGGTACAAGAGTCTGCAGGTACCGTTTCAATCGGATCCGGCTGATTTTTTTGTTGACAGACTGACAAAAATAAAAGGCAAAATAGGAGCAGGAGCCCTTTTAGAAATCTAAGTATCATTTAATAATGTTTTTTAACCGCAGACCAGGTGCTTCAACATAACGCCAGGAAAACCATGCGAATGGTAAAGTTAACCCGAATGAATACAGGAACATTTCAGCTATTGAAATATTGCCGGCACCAAAATAAAGTACAATGAGCTGTTGTAGTGGAAATGAATAAATATAAAGGCCGTAAGAAATATCACCTGAACTGCCAAAATGATTAAGCCGGCCTTTCTGAAATCCAAAGAAAATGATGGCGTAGGGAAGGAAAATATATCTTACCCATACTATACTTTTTAGGGGAATTATATCCCATTTGGACGACATAAAATAACTCAGCATAAAGACTGCAAAAAGCGAAATGAGCAGAATCCAATTGTATTGGACCAGATTGCTGAAAAAATAAAGCAGGCTTCCTGCCAAAAAGTATAAACCGAAATCAAGCAGATCTGATAAATTCAAATGAATGAAACGGATCGGAACGTGATAATTTATCAGATAGTCATGCCATAGGAAAAACGAACCCCATAAGGATAAAAAGACAAAAAGAGCCGCAAATTTAATTCGTTTGCCCAGAACAATATAAGCAGCAAGTGAAATCATATAACAGGAAACTTCGTAAGCCAGAGTCCATAAGGAACCGTTAATCAGCATGGAAGGCAAAGTTTTGAACACACCAGGTAAGCTGTCATTATATTCCGGAAACAGCTTGATAACCTTTGCATAGGCATAAGTGGCAGGATTTGTAAAATATTCGGACAAGGTAAGGCTTGTAGCCAGCGGCCCGATGACAAAAATGGTAAATAGTACTGCTACAATTAATCCGGGCATGATACGTACCAGGCGCTTCCAGAAAAAATGAAAGTAATTTTTACTTTGCACTAAACTTTTTGCAATAAGATACCCACTGATAGAAAAGAAAATACATACACCAATGTGGGCAGACGGAAACAAACCACTTGTTATTTCCTGAATATAATCCGCCTGCTCAAAACCTGCAAGTGGGTAAGAATGACCGAATATGACGAGTACAGCTGCAACAAAACGTAAGAAATGAAAATTATTAGTGTGCATTATATCAATATAAAAACCTCAGCGTGTGGGATTGAACAAGCGCGAAAGTATAAAGATGTGGTTAACTTACAAACAGGGTTATGAATGATTGTAGTTTTCAAATCAATATTATAGCCTTATAATTTATAAAAACTTTAAGCTGCAAATTTAAAAATATAACGTCTGGACTGTGCCATCTTTGCACTATGAATACAACTCAAATCCATCAGCAGGAAGTAATTTGTGCCCTGGCAACACCGTCGGGAGTAGGAGCGATTGCCATTATACGTGTATCTGGTTTAGGATGCATAACGCTGGTCAATACAATTTTTAAGGGTAAAAATTTAGAAAGTGCGGAAAGCCATACTGTACATTTCGGTACCATTCATACTGAAAATGAGATCATAGACGAGGTTCTGGTAACTGTTTTTAAAACACCCAGGTCCTTTACAAAGGAAGATTCAGTAGAAATTTCCTGCCACGGATCAGATTATATCATTCGCCAGATACTGAAATTAATTATTAGAAACGGCGCAAGAATTGCCAGACCGGGAGAATTTACACAACGCGCATTTTTGAACGGACAATTTGACCTCGTACAAGCCGAAGCCGTCGCCGATCTGATCGCAGCAGATTCCGAAGCAAGCCATAAAACGGCATTAAACCAGTTGAGAGGAGGTTTTTCCAAAAAACTGACTTCATTAAGAACAGAACTGATCCATTTTGCATCCTTAATTGAGCTCGAACTGGATTTTGGTGAAGAAGACGTAGAATTTGCGGGACGCGATGATTTGAAACGATTAATCAGTTCCCTTCAGCAAACGATTGCGCCTTTGATCGAGTCGTTTGATTACGGGAATGCGATTAAGGACGGTGTTCCTGTTGCCATCATTGGCTCCCCGAATGTTGGAAAATCGACCTTGCTCAATACATTACTGAATGAAGAAAAAGCGATTGTAACCAGCATAGCCGGAACAACGCGGGATGTAATTGAAGATACTATTATACTGGATGGTTTAAAATTCAGATTTATAGACACGGCAGGAATCCGGGAAACGACCGATCTGGTAGAATCCATTGGAATTGAACGCTCAAAAGGTGCAATGGAAAAAGCCGATATTGTAATTTTTCTGTTTGACAGTGAAGAAAACTTCAGGGAAAACCAACAGTTAGGAACATTGCTTTCGACTGATAAAGAACTTTTGTGGGTTATAAACAAAATTGATCTTTATCCTGACACAGCCGAAAGATTAATACAATCCAATCCCGAAATCATTTCCATTTCAGCACAAAACCATCAGGGGATTCAAACACTCACCGACAAACTGGTTTCGTTAGTACACAAACAAGCCGCTACCGATACCGTAGTAACCAACCTTCGCCACTACGAACATTTGTTAAAAACCCAGGATGCATTAAGTGATGTTTTAAACGGGTTGGCAACGGGCGTTACGGGTGATTTCCTGGCGCAGGATATCAGATTATCACTGTATCATTTGGGGGAAATAACGGGGACAATTGTAACGGATGATTTGCTGGATAATATTTTTAGTAAGTTTTGTATCGGCAAGTAGAAGGTCAAACTTAAAGAATCATTTTTCCAACTCTTCAAACGATTAACCAATATAAAAGCTAAATTTGACCAAATCTGTCATCACAATTTGAATGAGTAAGGAAAGCCAAATAGAAGATAGTCTGATCCAGCAACTTACGGAGCTTAAATATGTTCACCGCCCTGACATCGTTGATCGAAAAACACTTGAGCAGAATTTTAAAACCAAATTTGAAGCACTTAATCGTGTAAGGCTGACCGAAAATGAATTTTTTCGCCTGAGAGAAGAAGTCATCACTACGGATGTTTTTGCTGCTTCTAAACTTTTACGGGAAAGACAATACTTTCAACGCGAAGACGGTACGCCGCTTCATTATACTTTGGTGAATAACAAGGACTGGTGCAAAAATGATTTTGAAG from Dyadobacter sp. NIV53 carries:
- a CDS encoding acyltransferase; translation: MHTNNFHFLRFVAAVLVIFGHSYPLAGFEQADYIQEITSGLFPSAHIGVCIFFSISGYLIAKSLVQSKNYFHFFWKRLVRIMPGLIVAVLFTIFVIGPLATSLTLSEYFTNPATYAYAKVIKLFPEYNDSLPGVFKTLPSMLINGSLWTLAYEVSCYMISLAAYIVLGKRIKFAALFVFLSLWGSFFLWHDYLINYHVPIRFIHLNLSDLLDFGLYFLAGSLLYFFSNLVQYNWILLISLFAVFMLSYFMSSKWDIIPLKSIVWVRYIFLPYAIIFFGFQKGRLNHFGSSGDISYGLYIYSFPLQQLIVLYFGAGNISIAEMFLYSFGLTLPFAWFSWRYVEAPGLRLKNIIK
- the mnmE gene encoding tRNA uridine-5-carboxymethylaminomethyl(34) synthesis GTPase MnmE — encoded protein: MNTTQIHQQEVICALATPSGVGAIAIIRVSGLGCITLVNTIFKGKNLESAESHTVHFGTIHTENEIIDEVLVTVFKTPRSFTKEDSVEISCHGSDYIIRQILKLIIRNGARIARPGEFTQRAFLNGQFDLVQAEAVADLIAADSEASHKTALNQLRGGFSKKLTSLRTELIHFASLIELELDFGEEDVEFAGRDDLKRLISSLQQTIAPLIESFDYGNAIKDGVPVAIIGSPNVGKSTLLNTLLNEEKAIVTSIAGTTRDVIEDTIILDGLKFRFIDTAGIRETTDLVESIGIERSKGAMEKADIVIFLFDSEENFRENQQLGTLLSTDKELLWVINKIDLYPDTAERLIQSNPEIISISAQNHQGIQTLTDKLVSLVHKQAATDTVVTNLRHYEHLLKTQDALSDVLNGLATGVTGDFLAQDIRLSLYHLGEITGTIVTDDLLDNIFSKFCIGK